The genomic DNA AGGGAGGCTCCATGAGTGCCGAAGCGCTCGCCCGGCTCGCCACGGACCGCGTGGACCACCGCTTCAAGGGCCTCCCGCCGGACGCCGAGGGGCTGACCGTGGGCGAGCTGGCCGCCCAGCGCCGCGACCTCTTCACCGGCGGCTTCACCACCCCGGTCCTCGCCCTCTCCGCCGAACGCCTGACGCACAACCTCGAACTCATGGAGACCTACGCGGCCCGCCACGGCCTCGCCTTCGCCCCGCACGGCAAGACCTCGATGGCGCCGCAGCTCTTCCAGCGCCAGCTCGAACACGGCGCCTGGGGCATCACCCTGGCCGTCCCCCACCAGGTGCGGGTGGCCCGGGAGTTCGGCATCCAGCGGGTGTTCCTCGCGAACGAGCTGGTCGACGCGGCGGCCCTGCGCCACATCGCCGCCGACCTCGCGGCCGACCCCGGCTACCGCTTCATCTGCTACGTCGACTCCGTGCGCGGAGTGGAACTCATGGACGCGGCGCTGCGCGGCACGCCCCGCCCGGTGGACGTCGTCGTCGAGCTCGCCGCCGGAGAGGGCGCCCGTACCGGGGTGCGCACGGAGGAGGAGTGCGCGGCGGTCGCGGACGCGGTGGCCGCGACGCCGACGCTGCGTCTGGTCGGGGTCGCGGGCTACGAGGGCGAGGTGCCGCGGGCGGACTCCGAGCGGGTCCACGCCTGGCTGCGCCGGCTCGTCGCGCTGGCGGTGGACCTCGACCGGGCGGGGCGCTTCAAGGACGCGGGCGAGATCGTGGTCAGCGCGGGCGGCAGCGCCTGGTTCGACGCGGTCGCCGACGTGTTCGCCGGGATCCCCGGCCTCTCCCTGCCCGTGCTGAAGTTGCTGCGCTCGGGCGCGTACGTCTCGCACGACGACGGCCACTACCGCAGGCTCACGCCCTTCACCCGGGTCCCGGAGGAGGGTGCCCTCCACCCCGCCTTCCGTCTCTGGACGCAGATCGTCTCGCGCCCCTCCCCCGGGCAGGCGTTCGCCAACGCGGGCAAGCGGGACGCGGCGTACGACCTGGATCTGCCGCTGGCGCAGGTCGTGCGGGACGCGGGGTCGGGAGAGATCCGCGACGCCGCCGGCATCGAGGTGACGGCCCTCTCGGACCAGCACGCGTGGCTCCGTACGGCCCCGGAGGCGGAGCTGGAGGTCGGCGACTGGGTCGGCCTGGGCCTGTCCCACCCCTGCACGTCCTTCGACAAGTGGCAGCTGATCCCCCTGGTGGAAGCGGACGGGACGGTCGTCGACTACATCCGTACGTTCTTCTAGGGGTTCCCGTGCTTCCAGGAGTCCCCGTGCTCCTAGGAGTCCCCGTGCTTCCAGGAGTCCCCGTAAGGAGCCCCCGTGGATCTCGTCATCCGTGATGTGCGCGTCGTCGACGGCACCGGCGGCGCGTCCTGCCGTGCCGACGTCGGTATCACCGGCGGCCGGATCGCCGAGATCCGCCGCGACGGCCCGGCCCTGGGCGGACGCCGGGTCCTGGACGCCGGCGGCCTCGCCCTGGCCCCCGGCTTCATCGACATGCACGCCCACAGCGACCTCGCCCTGCTGAGGGACCCGGACCACAGTGCCAAGGCGGCCCAGGGGGTGACCCTCGAAGTCGTCGGCCAGGACGGGCTCTCGTACGCACCGGTCGACGACCGTACGCTCGCCGAGGTCCGCAGGGCGATCACCGGCTGGAACGGCCACGGCGACGACATCGACTTCACCTGGCGGTCGGTCGGCGGGTACCTGGACCGGCTGGACCAGGGCATCGCGGTCAACGCGGCGTATCTGATCCCGCAGGGCACCGTCCGTATGCTCGCCGTCGGCTGGGAGGACCGCGCGGCGACGCCCGGCGAGCTGGACCGGATGCGGCGGCTGGTGGCGGACGGCATGCGCGAGGGCGCCGTCGGCATGTCCTCCGGCCTCACCTACACCCCCGGCATGTACGCCGAGGACGCCGAACTCACCGAACTGTGCCGGGTGGTCGCCGAGTACGGCGGCTACTACTGCCCGCACCACCGCTCGTACGGGGCGGGCGCGCTCCAGGCGTAC from Streptomyces avermitilis MA-4680 = NBRC 14893 includes the following:
- a CDS encoding amino acid deaminase — its product is MSAEALARLATDRVDHRFKGLPPDAEGLTVGELAAQRRDLFTGGFTTPVLALSAERLTHNLELMETYAARHGLAFAPHGKTSMAPQLFQRQLEHGAWGITLAVPHQVRVAREFGIQRVFLANELVDAAALRHIAADLAADPGYRFICYVDSVRGVELMDAALRGTPRPVDVVVELAAGEGARTGVRTEEECAAVADAVAATPTLRLVGVAGYEGEVPRADSERVHAWLRRLVALAVDLDRAGRFKDAGEIVVSAGGSAWFDAVADVFAGIPGLSLPVLKLLRSGAYVSHDDGHYRRLTPFTRVPEEGALHPAFRLWTQIVSRPSPGQAFANAGKRDAAYDLDLPLAQVVRDAGSGEIRDAAGIEVTALSDQHAWLRTAPEAELEVGDWVGLGLSHPCTSFDKWQLIPLVEADGTVVDYIRTFF